A window of the Bactrocera neohumeralis isolate Rockhampton unplaced genomic scaffold, APGP_CSIRO_Bneo_wtdbg2-racon-allhic-juicebox.fasta_v2 cluster09, whole genome shotgun sequence genome harbors these coding sequences:
- the LOC126763910 gene encoding uncharacterized protein LOC126763910 — MQFEDARDGNLLQNCHELNLHNCNESTEAGVPFEHLLEFTQELSTESIKEHEPNENYKIVNMATKLHEVDELLKQMQQQQYYKTDCFGLDNDKEEQEENFRELVISLMDNHLESQQSDSEHERILADNDEICESSALNSLIIGQECQTEKFDYALITKRPCKSNFTFASDILEPPSECETSPCDLLHINVCNTIKDHNSLHLDEITSENIRLKMLASSLSESEPHIFEVGMWNQILSNNRGTELLNFNISATLTDTVGTSSDTESTIIFAAAKPSSKNEVHEILTENHKNIRINAWDGAQAATRRRTFQRGNALRNDSIVDERQLFNSKDENRNLFKQKSELYSNGWYIF, encoded by the coding sequence ATGCAGTTTGAAGATGCAAGAGACGGAAATTTGTTGCAGAATTGCCATGAATTAAATTTGCACAACTGCAACGAATCAACTGAAGCAGGAGTCCCTTTTGAACACTTACTCGAATTTACACAAGAACTATCCACTGAATCAATTAAAGAGCATGAaccaaatgaaaattataagattgtcaatATGGCTACCAAACTACATGAAGTAGACGAGCTGCTTAAAcaaatgcaacagcaacaatactATAAGACGGattgttttggtttagataatGACAAAGAAGAACAAGAGGAAAATTTTAGAGAACTTGTTATTTCGTTAATGGATAATCATCTGGAAAGCCAACAATCTGATTCGGAACATGAAAGGATTTTAGCTGATAACGATGAGATTTGTGAAAGTTCAGCATTAAATTCTCTAATTATTGGCCAAGAGTGTCAAACTGAAAAATTTGATTATGCATTAATTACAAAGCGTCCTTGTAAAAGCAATTTTACTTTTGCATCGGATATTCTGGAACCTCCTTCAGAATGTGAAACATCTCCTTGTGATTTATTACACATCAATGTATGTAATACTATAAAAGACCACAACAGCCTACATTTAGACGAAATTACGTCCGAAAATATTAGACTAAAAATGCTCGCATCTTCGTTATCTGAAAGTGAACCACATATATTTGAAGTTGGTATGTGGAaccaaattttatcaaataatagAGGGACTGAGCTATTGAACTTCAACATAAGCGCAACGTTAACCGATACAGTAGGTACTTCAAGTGACACTGAGTCAACAATAATTTTCGCTGCAGCTAAACCAAGCAGTAAGAATGAAGTACATGAAATCCTAacagaaaatcataaaaatattcgcATCAACGCATGGGATGGAGCGCAGGCTGCAACTCGTCGAAGGACCTTCCAAAGAGGGAATGCTCTGCGAAATGACTCGATAGTTGACGAGAGACAgttatttaattcaaaagatGAGAATCGGAACCTATTCAAGCAAAAATCTGAGTTATATTCAAATGGTTGGTACATATTTTAG